The Acinetobacter shaoyimingii DNA segment GACTCAACAGGAGTTAAAAACTGTAGAGAATGACTACTTAATTTTGAAGCAAGATGAAAATAAATATATCAAAAAGAAAAAACCTGTACCTTCTGACCTAAAAAACCGTATCCATTACAATATTCAGAATACTCAAAACATAAAAACAAGAATCGAATCTTTACAAACGGAATATCGAAATACGCAAGCAGAATACGACATAATTATTAAACGATTAAAAAATCTCGAATAAAACGAATGAATTTTAGGATTTTCAAATATGCCATCATTACAACAAAGAGTATTTGGTCCATTTTATACTGTCAAAATTACAACACTCTGTCTAACCTTTTCGTTATTTGGGTGCCATCAACAAGAACAACAAAGTACGGCACCCAGCACTAAAACCCAACCTATTGAATTGATTCAAAAGGATATTATTCCAGTTCAAACAGGTGCAGTTCGCAATAAAGTTTCCTTTTCAGGCACGATTCGTGCAGTAAACCAAAGCTCTGTTCAAGCACTTGTATCCGCCACCGCTATACATGTCAATGTACAAGTCGGTCAGTCCGTTGCTAAAAATCAAGTGCTGGTTGAGCTCAATAATCAAGACAATGCATCCCGTTTGGCACAAACCCAAGCCAATTTAGCCACTGCTCAAGCGCAAGCGCAACAGGCACTCAATATGGTTCAACGTAAGAAACGATTACTCGACCAAGGCTTTATCTCAAAAGTTGAGTATGAGCAAGCTCAAGTTGAACACAAAGCCCAACTTGAAAATGTTAAAGCGCAACAAGCCAATGTCAACATCGCAACTAAAGCCAATCAAGATGGCGTAATTCGTAGCCCAATTCAGGGAGTAATTACTAAACGTCAAGTTGAACCCGGTCAAACGGTTGCAGCAGGTCAAACGTTATTTGATGTTGTCGATCCAACAAAACTTGAAATTCAAGCAAAACTTCCTGCAGAACAGCAAGCCGTTTTACGTGTGGGCAATAATATTGAATACACCATTCAAGGTAACCCACAAAAATTATCAGCAACCATCGTACGTGTATCCCCTATCGCGGATTTGAGCAGCCGTCAAATTGAATTCTTTGCAACCCCAAATAGCACAATCAATTCACTAAGTATTGGAACCTTTGTTGAAGGCAATATTTTAAGTACCAATCAAATCCAAGGACAAATTGTACCTCTTGATTTAATTCAAGATTTACAAAGTAAACCATATCTTTGGGTGATTCGTGACAAAAAAGTGCTTCAGGTGTTTGTAAAGGTTCTAGAACAACAATTAAATGACAATACTGCTGTGGTTGAAGGCTTACTCCCTCAAGATTTAATTAGTCGGATTAAATTCACCAATAGCGATCTCAACAAACCTGTCCATATCAGTGCTCAGTAAAATAGGATAATCGTTATGTGGTTAACACGAATCAGCGTTAAATATCCTGTTTTTACGATCATGATGATGCTCTGCCTTATGGTGGTCGGATTATCATCTTGGAAAAGAATGGGCGTAGAAGAATTTCCGAATGTTGATTTCCCTTTTGTGGTGGTCTATACCAACTATCCAGGTGCTTCACCTGAAACGGTCGAGTCTGAAATCACAAAAAAAATGGAAGACAAGATTAATACCATTTCTGGCATCAAACAGGTTATTTCGCAATCCAGTGAAGGCTTGTCGACGATCATTGTTGAGTTTAACCTTGATGTCCCTTCAATGTCTGCCGCTCAGGATGTCCGCGATAAAATCGCACCTGTTTCAGCAGAATTTCGAGATGAAATTAGTGATCCGATCGTAGAACGCTATGACCCCATGGCCAATGCAGTAATGTCCGTGGTGTTCGAATCTGACAACATGTCTTTGCGTGAACTGAGCTCGTATCTGAATCAAAGAATTGTGCCACAACTTCGAACCGTTTCAGGTGTGGGTACGGTCAATTTACTTGGTGATGCCCAACGTCAAATTCGGATTGCAGTGAACCCGCAAAAGCTCCAAAGCTATGGCATTGGGGTCGATCGCGTCATTAACACATTAAAAGGTGAAAATATTGAAGTTCCAGGAGGAACGCTCAAACAACAAAACTCTGAACTTGTGGTCGAGGTCAAATCTCGTGTCATTCATCCACAATCCTTTGGTGATCTCATTATTGCCAACAAAAATGGCGCTCCGATTTATTTGAAACAAGTGGCGGATATTCAAGACAGCCAAGCAGAACTCGAATCGAGTGCATATTTGAACGGTAAATCTGCCGTGGCGATGGACATTTTACGCAGTTCAGACTCCAACGTGATTAAAGTCGTTGATGCGACTTATAAAACCTTAGATAAAGTCAAAACACAGCTTCCTAAAGGCACTACATTAAAAGTAGTGGTCGATACATCAAAAGGCATTCGTGCAAGTATTAAAGATGTGGCACGTACCATTATTGAAGGTGGTGTACTTGCGATTCTGATTGTCTTGCTTTTCTTGGGTTCATTTAGATCCACCGCCATTACTGCCCTCACTTTGCCTATTTCTTTATTGGGTACGCTGACATTCATTTGGGCATTTGGTTTCACCATCAATATGATGACATTACTTGCTTTATCCCTGAGCATTGGTCTATTGATTGATGATGCGATTGTGGTTCGTGAAAATATCGTTCGGCATACAGACATGGGGAAAGACCATGTCACTGCAGCACTCGAAGGAACTCAAGAAATTGGTTTAGCTGTATTGGCCACCACCCTAACCATTGTCGCAGTATTTTTACCTGTGGCATTCATGGGCGGAATCATCGGTCGATTTTTCTATCAATTTGGTGTCTGTGTGAGTACCGCAGTACTCATTTCGATGTTTGTCAGTTTCACACTCGATCCTATGCTCTCTGCGCATTGGGCTGAAAAACATGACCCCAATAAAAAACCCAATCGTATTCAGCGCTTCTTTACATGGATTTCTGATCGCTTAGACCGCTTAACCCATGTCTATGAACGCCTTCTTAAACTGGCGTTGCGTTTTAGATTTATCACCATCATGATCGCTGTTGCCTCATTATTTGGCGCTTTAGTGCTCTCTAAAATGATTGGTACGGAGTTTGTGCCAGTGCCAGA contains these protein-coding regions:
- a CDS encoding efflux RND transporter periplasmic adaptor subunit, whose translation is MPSLQQRVFGPFYTVKITTLCLTFSLFGCHQQEQQSTAPSTKTQPIELIQKDIIPVQTGAVRNKVSFSGTIRAVNQSSVQALVSATAIHVNVQVGQSVAKNQVLVELNNQDNASRLAQTQANLATAQAQAQQALNMVQRKKRLLDQGFISKVEYEQAQVEHKAQLENVKAQQANVNIATKANQDGVIRSPIQGVITKRQVEPGQTVAAGQTLFDVVDPTKLEIQAKLPAEQQAVLRVGNNIEYTIQGNPQKLSATIVRVSPIADLSSRQIEFFATPNSTINSLSIGTFVEGNILSTNQIQGQIVPLDLIQDLQSKPYLWVIRDKKVLQVFVKVLEQQLNDNTAVVEGLLPQDLISRIKFTNSDLNKPVHISAQ
- a CDS encoding efflux RND transporter permease subunit, encoding MWLTRISVKYPVFTIMMMLCLMVVGLSSWKRMGVEEFPNVDFPFVVVYTNYPGASPETVESEITKKMEDKINTISGIKQVISQSSEGLSTIIVEFNLDVPSMSAAQDVRDKIAPVSAEFRDEISDPIVERYDPMANAVMSVVFESDNMSLRELSSYLNQRIVPQLRTVSGVGTVNLLGDAQRQIRIAVNPQKLQSYGIGVDRVINTLKGENIEVPGGTLKQQNSELVVEVKSRVIHPQSFGDLIIANKNGAPIYLKQVADIQDSQAELESSAYLNGKSAVAMDILRSSDSNVIKVVDATYKTLDKVKTQLPKGTTLKVVVDTSKGIRASIKDVARTIIEGGVLAILIVLLFLGSFRSTAITALTLPISLLGTLTFIWAFGFTINMMTLLALSLSIGLLIDDAIVVRENIVRHTDMGKDHVTAALEGTQEIGLAVLATTLTIVAVFLPVAFMGGIIGRFFYQFGVCVSTAVLISMFVSFTLDPMLSAHWAEKHDPNKKPNRIQRFFTWISDRLDRLTHVYERLLKLALRFRFITIMIAVASLFGALVLSKMIGTEFVPVPDKGEIRVKFETPVDSSLEYSQAKLQQVDAIIRAQSYVKSTYGVINGVTDRGKNHVSIRVSVIPRQERKETLSDLNNLLRNQLKNVAGITITSVASADETVSGGQKPILISIKGPDLDELQKISDRFLAQLEKIDGIVDLESSLKEPKPTLEVHINRVLANDLGLSVNQIANVIRPLLAGDDVTTWRDEKGENYDVNLQLSDDKRTLPSDIQNLYLTSQKVDATNQQILVPLASVAKLEESLGASQINRRELAREVLVEANTSGRPAGDIGRDITALEEKFDLPAGYSFATQGSNKDMAESAGYAITAISLSVVFIYIVLGSQFNSFLHPAAIMASLPLSLIGVFLALFVFRSTMNLFSIIGIIMLMGLVTKNAILLIDFIKKAMERGETRYDAILAAGTTRLRPILMTTSAMVMGMIPLALGLGEGGEQSAPMAHAVIGGVITSTLLTLVVVPVIFTYLDDFKNFMMRQMRKIVS